A window from Fodinibius salicampi encodes these proteins:
- a CDS encoding 3-keto-disaccharide hydrolase → MKYFLLACTFLLLTNPTIAQEFEPIFNGKDLSGWTIHGTEHWYVEDGELVCESGPDKEYGYLTTDKTYKNFVLSLDFKQESNGNSGVFIRSSVEGTKIEGWQVEVAPLGSHTGGIYESYGRGWLKKPSPEDEKALKPGEWNHMVIRVEGDKVTSWLNDKKMVALEDQKIGQATGSIALQIHSATEGNEVKVRWKNLHIKVLD, encoded by the coding sequence ATGAAATATTTTTTGCTGGCATGCACCTTTCTATTGTTAACCAACCCCACTATCGCCCAGGAGTTTGAGCCTATATTCAATGGGAAAGATTTATCCGGCTGGACGATTCACGGTACCGAGCATTGGTATGTCGAAGATGGCGAGCTGGTATGCGAAAGTGGCCCTGATAAAGAATATGGTTACCTGACAACCGATAAGACCTATAAAAACTTTGTTTTAAGCCTGGATTTTAAACAAGAATCCAATGGAAACAGCGGCGTATTCATTCGATCCAGTGTTGAGGGGACTAAAATAGAGGGCTGGCAGGTAGAAGTAGCCCCGTTAGGTTCTCATACCGGGGGAATTTATGAATCTTATGGTAGAGGATGGCTTAAAAAACCCAGTCCGGAAGATGAAAAGGCACTAAAGCCCGGGGAATGGAATCATATGGTTATCCGCGTGGAAGGCGATAAAGTAACCAGCTGGCTGAATGATAAAAAAATGGTCGCATTGGAGGATCAGAAAATCGGTCAGGCAACCGGTTCCATCGCCCTTCAAATCCACTCCGCAACCGAAGGCAATGAGGTCAAAGTCAGGTGGAAAAATCTGCACATAAAAGTTCTGGATTAG
- a CDS encoding DUF1844 domain-containing protein yields the protein MDQMNFDGDNLSEDKQQQLLFMMLVQQHQQIAMMGMGKIENPNTGEVERELKSAKFAIDTLVMLQKFTEGNLPKELDNYLKETLNNLRMNYADETEKEDESDEGQEE from the coding sequence ATGGATCAAATGAATTTTGACGGAGATAACTTATCAGAAGATAAACAGCAACAACTTTTATTTATGATGCTTGTTCAGCAGCATCAGCAAATAGCGATGATGGGGATGGGGAAAATTGAAAACCCAAACACCGGGGAAGTAGAAAGAGAACTGAAGTCGGCAAAGTTTGCCATTGATACCCTGGTAATGTTGCAGAAGTTTACCGAAGGAAATCTTCCCAAAGAGTTGGATAACTATCTGAAAGAGACGTTGAATAATCTGCGTATGAACTATGCCGATGAGACTGAAAAAGAGGATGAAAGTGATGAAGGACAAGAAGAGTAA